TCGAGGGATGGCCTGCACATTCGGGTCGGAACGTTACAAGGGGTTCCACCCTACCCAAACCGCATCTGCCGTGGAACGACTGCTGAATGCTGGTGCACAGGTTATGGGTAAAACGAATCTCCCGCCCCTCTCGATGGACTTTCAGTGCAGTAATACTCTATTTGGCACCACTAACAACCCTTGGAATTTAGAATACACACCGGGGGGGAGTAGTGGTGGCGGCGCAGCTGCGATAGCGGCGGGGATGAGCTTTGTCGATATTGGTACAGACTTGAGTGGGTCTTTGCGTATCCCCGCCTCATTTTGTGGTGTGTTTAGCCTTTTGCCGAGCGAGGATGCCATTCCCATTGATGGGACTATGCCAAACGAGGCTGCACCGCTGAAGCATTTTGCGCGCATGGGGCCGATTGCCAGAACTTGCGATGACTTGGACCTGGTATGGACACATATGAATAACCAGCCAGACGTTGGGCAGAAAGAGTTTAAAATGCCAAAGGTCAACTGGAGTGTCGATAGCGGCGGGATTGAAGTTTGTAAGAGCATCGTTAAATGTTTTGAAAGTGCGAAAAACGCTTGGGAAGAATCTGGGGTTCACGTAGTACAGGCTCAACCAAAAGATTTCGATTTTAAACGGGCACGTCGTGCATTTGGTGAAATTATGGGGTTTGAAACAAGCGCTTTAATGTCGGCGCCTGTACGTTTTCTTTCCAGCATTCTTGGGCGTGCAAGCGCGCGCCGTTCACCAGAATTTATCGCGAATGTCATGCTTGGTTATCGCCACAATAAAAGCCGCCTTAGCAATGCAATTGATGAAAAAAAGATATTGTCTGGTGCTATTGATGCCTTTTTGACTGATAACAGTGTATGGGTGTTGCCCGTTACGGCGACTTCGGTGTTTAAGCATATGGCACCAACCAGCGATCGCAATGGTGTGCGTGATTACGCCCTCCCTATGTACATCAATGAGCAACCGGTAAATTATTTTGATGCGATGGCAGCCTTTACAACGCCGATTTCACTGACGGGTCATCCAGTTGTGACCTTACCAATAGGATTTGATGGAAACGGGCTTCCGATCGGAGCACAGCTGATCGGCCTTAAAGGCCAAGAGAAAGAGCTTATCGAAACTGCGAAACGCTTACATAACATTCTGAAACCACACCAGTGTCCCATGTTTACGAATGGCTAATAGTGGTTTCTTTGTGTCAGTTAATCGGTGTTGCTATCAGTTTTTGGTAAGAGGATGAGGGTTAGTGGCGAGAGGTAGTCGGTAAAAATTGAAAAAATATGTGCCAACAGTAGGTAAAAGGGCATTGAGATGCCCTACATCTTTAGGCATTCATTGCCCTAAGTTAATATTCTATTGCAACGGTAACGGCAGAATTCACCAGATTTTTTGTGAAATCTGTCCTTATAGGGCCGTCTATATCGCTAGTAGCTGTTTGGCTTGCCGGCCCCATCTTTGAGGTAATCCTGAAGACTTTCCTGCAGGTAATAATCCCAGCCACTTTTACACATATCCCAACATTTCATTTCTGGAGATAGACCAATATGGGTAAATTTAATCAGAGTTCCCGTATTCTCCTCAGAAAATTCGAAACGCAGAGTACTGCCTTTCCACTCCTCGGGGTCATCTACGTTATCGGAAACCATATTGGATTCAGTACATTCAAGCTCAATCAATTTCTCGGGCTTCAATATTTTGGCGCGAAAGACCCAGTAAGATTGACCTTTGAAACCGGTTTTGGCGATGTCGCCGACCTTTAGGAAGGGTGCGCTTACCGGAGTCCACCACTGGGACATTTTTTCGGTTACTGCCTTGTAAGCATCTTCCCGGGAACTTGGGCTAAAAAATGATGTAGTGTAGTTGGACATCACCGTTCTCCATAGGGTCATCGAAGCTGGGTCTGGAAGGCATGGTAAAGAATGCTATTTACCTTTCATCAGCAATCCAGAGATTTCACCCTTGGGATCTAGTTTGCTGTGCATATTAATAAAGACCTTTCCATCCATTAGCGCTTTTCGATAAGGCTCTTCCACCATCCATTTACCCATAATAAATCCACTGGTGCCCTCGGAGCATTTCTTTTCCAGTCCGTGTTTATCCTTATCGGTTTTGGTCTTGGGCCAATCGGGAACCATGCCGGGGTTTGTCGGCATTCCACAGATAGTTTGGATAATCGGACCGCTCGCTTTACCGGGCTTGCAGATAGGCGGCTCTTTGCCATCGCCAGCGCATTGCATATGGAAATGCGACATGGCTACCCCACCGGGTGATAGATCGCTGTAGCCAACCATAAAACTCAGCATATGTGTCTGGTTATTGTAGGCGCCAATAAAGAATCCACCCGCATCTTTAGGGGTTTGTGGATTCACCTTTTTGCCGAGCATATTTTCGTTAGCGGTGGTCAGGTCAGCCTTAAAGATGGTAAACCGCTTGTCATCTCCGGCATCGGACCAGGCTTTCTCGCCAGATCCATGTTTGGCAGTTGGTGAGTCTTTTTCTTTTTTATTGTGGTTATCTGCAGTGGTGAAAGTGGAATAGGCCAGTAAAAGCATCGCCATTATTAAATAAGCGATTTTGGGTAATGAACTGAGTTTCATAAACCTCTCCTCTATATTGAGTCGATCTTGTTATTACCTATACGAGAAATTTAATGCCAGACGCTTAATAGCGCTCATATTCACTATGAAGATTGGTGTAGATCATGGATGGCTGGCGATAACTACTTGTAGCATATGTGCTTGGTTCTGGCCGTTTAGGGCCAATTTAGGAGACAGTATTTTTTACTGGGTATCTTGGGGAATAAAGGAATTCGTGGAAACGGACTATCCGGCTTCACAAGAAGCGATGGGTATAGGGAGGATGCAGCCGGAAAAAAATTGGGGTTATCGAAAAAAATTATTAACAGGCATTTTCGTTAAATTTAAAACACTAGATACGGGGATTGCTTATCCGTACCCAGTGACTCTGCTGTCTAGGATGGGGCGCTATTATCCCGCATCCTTCCAAACCAATTCCCGCTCTCGGGCATAAAGGGGAATAAAGTTAAATTGTACCTCTGTGCCCCCCTGCGTACGTCGCTGAATATTCAATTTTCCATTCAGATTACTGGCGCGCTCCTGCATGATTGACATACCGAAGTGGTTGCGCTTTTCCGGTGCGTTGCTGATACCCACACCGTTGTCGCGGATGCGCACATTAAGCGATTGGTTATTAGCCTGAATCATGCTGATTTGCACCATATCGCCCTGAGAGTGGTATACGGCATTCTGGGTAGCTTCGCGTACCAGCTGCAGCAGATGGATTTCCTCGTGGGGAGTGAGCGGCACTTCATTGAGGTGATAGTCGAGCAAAATAGTGATCTGCGGGTGTTGTTCGCGATAGGCGAGGATGGATTGCTCGAGGATATTGCGTAGGCCGCCAGGGCCTATCTGCAGCCTGAAAGTGGTGAGCAGTTCGCGCAGCTGGCGATAGGAGGAGTCCAATCCCTCTTTTAGCTCGGTAATAATCTCCTTCACCTTGGACTTATCCACCTGCTCGCTGCGATTGGCGCGATTGAGCCTAGTGACTTGGATTTTCAGGTAGGACAGCGATTGGGCCAGGGAGTCGTGCAATTCCCGCGCGATGATCGCGCGCTCATCCAGAAGGGCAACGCGGCGCTCTTGGGCCTCGCGCTCGTTGATGGCAATGGCGGCGGTGACGCTGTCGGCAAAGGTGGCCAGGCGCTGTTGCTGTTCCTCATCGAGGCTGTTGCCTCTGGGCAGAGTACACATCAGTACGCCGTAATTGCGCTTATCCACTTCCAGGGGGAAGCGGTACACGCGGAACTCTCCCTCATCGGAGGGACCGCAGGTGCTCACGCAAACACGACAGTCACTGCCGCTGCACTGGCTGTTGCCAAACCCCTGTACCAGATGTTCGTAGGGGGCTTCGCCTTCGGGTGTCATCAGGCACAGGTCCAGGTTGTTCAAGTCGGCGACATTGGCGAACTCGCCCAGCCATTGCCCCAGCTCGGACCCGGCCAGGGGCCCCTCGCTAATACGCCGTGCCAGTCGGTATTGGAAATCCAGTGCCTCGTGGCTCTTCTGTAATTGAGCGGTTTTTTGTTCGACGCGGTGGGCCAGGTCACGATGGGTTGCGTGAATCTCGTCGCTCATATAATTGATGGTGCGCGCCAGAACCCCCAACTCGTCTTCGCTGTCGATCTCCAGGCGATTTTGGTTGAAGTTCCCTTGGGCGATGCTCATTGAGCGGCTGATGAGTTGCTTCAACGGTTGCTCCACGGAGCGATGGAGTATGTACAGGGACAGGTAAACAAGCGCCACTATGGCGAACAGGGAAGCCACCTGTACCAGGCGCAGCAGGCTGATTTTTTCCTCGGCGATGGTTTGATAGTCCAGTACCAGGGTGTCTACATCGTGAATAAATGGTTCCAGGTGGGTGGCCAACTGCAGGGAATCCATGCTGGTGCGGCCGGCGGCAATGGATTCCAACAGTGGTCGAATCTCTTCCTCCCAGCTGCTGATCACCTTGCGGTAGTTGCGCGCCGCGCGCAGGTTATCGCTGGCACTGAAGTCGGAAATACTCAATACACGGCTCAGGCGCGAAGTCACTTCGTTCGATAGTGTGGCGGTGGCTTCCATATCACCAGAGGGTGCTGTCGCTGCGAGCCGGTAGCTCATAGCGCGCAGGGAACCGGCCAGGTTCACTGCGGCGGCATCGTTTTCCGCGGCGTCAGAGATAATGTAAGAGGCCACCATGGAGCTCAGCGCGACTAACACTGTGAGCAGCATCAGGGTGCCGATTCGATAGACGATGGACTGTCGGATTCGATTCAACATATCAGTTCACTTCGATCTCGGGCCGCTGTTGGATAGCCTCTATTGTGCCGCTTACAAGCGCTCAAATTTGTGAGTACCACCAAAGAGTGCCAGTTTTGCACAAAATTTAACCTATTGCCTGTGTTTTAAATACCGCCTAAGTCATTACGGGACTTACGCCCAACCTCAACCATCAACTGGCGCCATTTTCTTACCTACTCATGGGTAGCTCAGCGCTTTTCTACCCCTTTTTGGTCAGGTGATCCTCTTTTACAGCGCTTTTATATTCCCAGCTAAACCGATGCTTTAACCGCATTTCGATGCCCTGGGAGTACCGCATGAGCCATTTCCTGGACCGACTGAAATATCTGAAGAAACAAAAAGAGCCCTTTTCCGGTGGACACGGGGAAAAGACCCATGACGACCGCAGCTGGGAAGACGGCTATCGTCGCCGCTGGCAGTTCGACAAGATCGTACGCTCCACCCACGGGGTGAACTGCACCGGCTCTTGCAGCTGGAAGATCTACGTCAAAGACGGCTTGGTCACCTGGGAGACCCAGCAGACCGACTACCCGCGCACCCGCCCG
The DNA window shown above is from Microbulbifer variabilis and carries:
- a CDS encoding amidase: MQLHQYPATQICAALSAGDIQAKEVIHHQLERIQRLNPVINAVVTLNENQPTSNMRPLAGLPITLKDQIYYRGMACTFGSERYKGFHPTQTASAVERLLNAGAQVMGKTNLPPLSMDFQCSNTLFGTTNNPWNLEYTPGGSSGGGAAAIAAGMSFVDIGTDLSGSLRIPASFCGVFSLLPSEDAIPIDGTMPNEAAPLKHFARMGPIARTCDDLDLVWTHMNNQPDVGQKEFKMPKVNWSVDSGGIEVCKSIVKCFESAKNAWEESGVHVVQAQPKDFDFKRARRAFGEIMGFETSALMSAPVRFLSSILGRASARRSPEFIANVMLGYRHNKSRLSNAIDEKKILSGAIDAFLTDNSVWVLPVTATSVFKHMAPTSDRNGVRDYALPMYINEQPVNYFDAMAAFTTPISLTGHPVVTLPIGFDGNGLPIGAQLIGLKGQEKELIETAKRLHNILKPHQCPMFTNG
- a CDS encoding histidine kinase — encoded protein: MLNRIRQSIVYRIGTLMLLTVLVALSSMVASYIISDAAENDAAAVNLAGSLRAMSYRLAATAPSGDMEATATLSNEVTSRLSRVLSISDFSASDNLRAARNYRKVISSWEEEIRPLLESIAAGRTSMDSLQLATHLEPFIHDVDTLVLDYQTIAEEKISLLRLVQVASLFAIVALVYLSLYILHRSVEQPLKQLISRSMSIAQGNFNQNRLEIDSEDELGVLARTINYMSDEIHATHRDLAHRVEQKTAQLQKSHEALDFQYRLARRISEGPLAGSELGQWLGEFANVADLNNLDLCLMTPEGEAPYEHLVQGFGNSQCSGSDCRVCVSTCGPSDEGEFRVYRFPLEVDKRNYGVLMCTLPRGNSLDEEQQQRLATFADSVTAAIAINEREAQERRVALLDERAIIARELHDSLAQSLSYLKIQVTRLNRANRSEQVDKSKVKEIITELKEGLDSSYRQLRELLTTFRLQIGPGGLRNILEQSILAYREQHPQITILLDYHLNEVPLTPHEEIHLLQLVREATQNAVYHSQGDMVQISMIQANNQSLNVRIRDNGVGISNAPEKRNHFGMSIMQERASNLNGKLNIQRRTQGGTEVQFNFIPLYARERELVWKDAG
- a CDS encoding CHRD domain-containing protein gives rise to the protein MKLSSLPKIAYLIMAMLLLAYSTFTTADNHNKKEKDSPTAKHGSGEKAWSDAGDDKRFTIFKADLTTANENMLGKKVNPQTPKDAGGFFIGAYNNQTHMLSFMVGYSDLSPGGVAMSHFHMQCAGDGKEPPICKPGKASGPIIQTICGMPTNPGMVPDWPKTKTDKDKHGLEKKCSEGTSGFIMGKWMVEEPYRKALMDGKVFINMHSKLDPKGEISGLLMKGK
- a CDS encoding SRPBCC family protein, with protein sequence MSNYTTSFFSPSSREDAYKAVTEKMSQWWTPVSAPFLKVGDIAKTGFKGQSYWVFRAKILKPEKLIELECTESNMVSDNVDDPEEWKGSTLRFEFSEENTGTLIKFTHIGLSPEMKCWDMCKSGWDYYLQESLQDYLKDGAGKPNSY